Below is a genomic region from Balaenoptera ricei isolate mBalRic1 chromosome 3, mBalRic1.hap2, whole genome shotgun sequence.
TTAATTCATCGAGGGTATGGCGTGCCCTTGGTGTTTCAGCAACCAAGAATGGTACTCTTTCAGGATGGGGCCGGGTCAAGTGGTGATCATCGAGAAAAGAATCAGGTGGGCTTGTTGCCAAGTAAAAATCTTTGGCCTCATTCATTATTCTCCTGTTATCTATTATGAGGTGGTAGGCAACTGCCAAAGGGTCCTGGTGATTTCTGTTATAAAGGCAGCTGAGAACCTCCTCTTCTGAGCATTCAAATTTTTCACATACTTCTTTTAAGGCTTCATCATCAATCATGGTTGAACTATATGATGGATCCTCAGGAAAGAGATATTTTGGAAGGTCCTGTTTAAACCATTCATGTTCCCTGAGAGAAAACGGCAGGGGTCAGAAGGACTTCGAGGAGAGATGAGACTGAAAGTAACAGTTTGGGGGAATTTAGGAtatgaattcatttatatttatactcatactgtattatcatttttttaaaactgagatttTCCTCTTCTGGCTCACATTTCATGGTATATGTTAAGGGAAATTCTCCAGCCTTCCTCTGATTTTAAGAGGGAGAAAACACTGCTGGAGCAACCAGAAACAAAGTGTCTACACTTTAAGGTTTTGGAACAAATAGCAATGACAAACAAATGGCAAAGACCATGTTATTTCCagctcagaaagagaacaaaattagTCTGTGGATTCATTATAATACTCTTTGgaaataatgttaagtgaaaaaatatataacaacaacaaaaatagacaactattattcattgagtgcttactatgtggtAGGTTTTAGGCTAAACACTTCTTATATATTATCTCACCTCATTTTCAAACAACTCTGTGAAGATAATACCCCTTATTTTAATGAAGGAACTGAGGATTTCCTAACTTCATATATAAAAGGATATTTTTGACTTgaactatgtaaaaaaaaatatgctaaaactaaaaacattaaaagaggaaaacacCCAAAAGAACAATGATTATATTCTGGGTAATGGAACTAAAGATCACTTTAATtctcttctctaatttttttggtgttttctaAGTCTTTTCCAATTGtcacatatttcatttaaattggaAAAAACATGTAAAACACAAGAAAAAGCATCTCTCACTAAGATattctgaaatataaattttacagaATGACTAGTCCTTCTCCTCTAGTGGTAAAGTCATGCCCTGCCACTCACAGTCTGTTTTTTAGCTAGTCTGCAACATATGGAGTAAATGGAAAGGAatgaagcttttttttctttttttttttaaattggaatatagttgatttataatgttttgttactttctgctgcacagcacagtgaatccagttatacatatacatatatacactcttttttagattcttttcccatataagtcgtTACatagtattgaatagagttccctgtgctatacagtaggtccttattagttatctattttaggaATCAAGCTTGAAGTTCTACATatgatctttctttcttcttcattacCCTAATGCTTTCTTCTTTACTATTCCCAGATATACATctgacttctttcttccttctccctccatcTCAGAGAAGTGTGCTGTCTAGCCACTGGAAGACCAAAAGAGAAATTTccataagggaaaaaaaggaaagaaaaatgatggtagaagaaacaaaatttgcagtttttaaaaaaatgttcatcagagggcttccctggtggcgcagtggttgagaatctgcctgccaatgcaggggacacgggttcgagccctggtctgggacgatcccacatgctgcggagcaactgggcccgtgagccacaattgctgagcctgcgcgtctggagcctgtgctccgcaacacgagaggccgcgataatgagaggcccgcgcaccgcgatgaagagtggccccccttgccacaactagagaaagccctcgcacagaaacgaagacccaacacagccataaataaataaataaataaataaataaataaatattaaaaaaaagaaatcttcatcAGAAATGACCTGCCCAAATTTGAGAAGGAGATTTGTTATCATCACTTTTGCCTTATTTAAACTGTTCCGTGGAACCATATGCAACTGGCAAAATTGATGGACTTTTTTACCTACAATACAGTAATTTCATATGTAATTCAATGTATactactacaaaaacaaacatgtcattgattgaattaaaattttctcattcCTTGAgatgaacaaaaggaaaaaatacaataatttataAGATCAGAACTCAAATAGCAACACACAAATTTACTACGAAAAAATATTAGTCCCCATGAGAATATGTAAAAGTCAAACATGAAGCATactatagaaaatcttaaagaatcaCTACCAAATCTAATACCCAAACagggtcctttttattttttattagctctttttttaaattaaaaagtaatacactGACAAGTACAgctttctggtaactgactatactgttgaactgaatgaataagcattttcagaactctaatggaaaactgatgaattcataaaagtgctaacaaaagatcaagatgaaaaaaaatattaattacatgggactgagtgaactgatgaggatgattataatttttgtgacttcctgtttgaatttaaaaaaaaaaaagttaaaaaaaatgttaaaaaaaaaagtacttactgGTGTCCTAAGAACTAGTGAGGAGTGACAAAACTGACAGCTCAAAGCACCCTTCCTCCACTTCTGACTTTAACTCCTCCACTTTATTTTATAAgcacctatttttcttttttttttttttaattattttatttatttatttatttttggctgtgttgggtctttgtttctgtgcgagggctttctctacttgctgtgagcgggggccactcttcatcgcggtgcgtgggcctctcactgtcatggcctctcttgtagcggagcaccagctccagatgcacaggctcagtagttgtggctcacgggtccagttgctccgtggcatgtgggatcttcccagaccagggctcgaacctacgtccccagcattggcaggcagattctcaaccactgcgccaccagggaagcccccagcaccTATTTTTCTGATCAGATATTATCCTGTTTGAAATGCCTAAAAGAGATTATATTTTCCTTACTGAACCCCAAGTATATTATTACAATACTTAGCTAAGAGTGAATTCCCCTCTATTTTAGTTACAATATACACATTTACTTTAATAAGAAATATTGTATTCAGAATTTCATTAAAGCAACTTTGTAGatgtatggaataaaaaaaaaaagtaatataatgtTCACTGCTAcaatttcaaaacaaataaagaaacaaaagcaaaaaagtgAAAGCCCTTCCTCCTACCAATCTTACTTCCCTAAAGCAGCCAGGTTAGTATGTGTtcttaaatatcaaaataaaataaatgagtctatacactatttttaacataaaaacagGATTACATTGTACATACTGTTCTGCAAAATTTTCTTTCACTTATATCACTGATACTATTAGATCTGATAATCAAGTTGCTTTATCACCTGATATCTTTGATTGTGGCTCTCTTCATGGGATCCACCTGCAGCATATGTTTCAAAAGGCTAATCACAGAAGGGTTTAAATACTGAGGGGTATAAAAGATCCCATCACATATCTTCTTAAAAAGAGTTGGCACATGATCATCATCGAATGGAAGTGTTCCACATAATAAAGCATAGAGAATAACCCCACTGCTCCATATATCTACCTCTGGACCAGCATACAATCTGTAACAGGAAATACCAATTGGATTAAACACTCATTAGTAACTTAAAGAGTAAatcaatttatcattttaaatatagataCTTCATAAAGAATTATTAGTCAGAATATGGTTTCTGTAAGTCACTGCTGTGTACTACACGTACAGATTCTATACTAATTCTATCAGTATtatctttgaaaacaaaaattaagaatttttttaagttacagaCTATAGCTAAAATTCTCTCCATGCTACCTCACAAGGTTCCTCATGATATCCAATCAATAGGGCCAAACTTTGAACAAACATATCATTACTGAATTTAAAATCATTGTTTTTTGGTTACAGAGGAGAGGTTAAGCGATCTTTCATCAAGTGAGAATGTTCTTTAGTGATGGACTCTAAACCCACTCTCCGCAATAACCCAAGACCTCATACCAAGGTAAAAGGGGCCTGAGGCTGTAGAATGAAGCCCAGCTAACTAATTCACAGAAGATTTTAAACTCTTATTTGCAATACACTGTAACCTACTGACTTTACCAGCTACTGACTAATTAGATAACCCATTCAAAGTCTGGCTTCAGGGAAAGGATTTCTTTAAATTGGTCAAATAAATTACTGAACTGATCAATAAATACTATTTTGAAAGTAAAAGTTTCCATACATCTAGACCTCACAGAAAGACCTTATCCAAACTGGGAAAATTAGACTTCAGTAATGGCCCATTACATATATGCACAATTacgtttctttttgtttatttaattaacaCTGCCCCCAGTATCCAGGTCCTAAATTGTTTTCTTCCCAAAATAATTAGACAACCcacatgaaataataaatattaagttaATATAAAAAGGTAATGATGAACCTTGATAAATCTAAAATTAGATATTTCTGCCTTACTCATAACCATGCCTTAACACAAATATAATTTCTCTGAGCAGTCTAGGCAAGCAAGCTTAtgcaaatagaaagaaaatactaCTCTATTTCTGCATTCTAAATTAATCAGGATGTAAGACATTCAAACAAAGAAACATGGTTTGAATGAAAAGTTATTAAAAGTTAATTATAAAAACTAGTAAACAAACTTTAGCTTCTTTGTGTTCCATTTCAGTAGTATAGTGAAGAACAGTtactcttcaaaaaattaaattttcctgTTATCTAAACTATTCGAAAAGCTGCCCTATACTAAGATCCTCATGTTCTCAATGCTGGTGGTTAGTAAATTGAGAGATtagaattcttaaaatatttcagtcGCCAGAAGATTTAAaggatgaaaattaaataaaatctgagGACTTTATCAATACTTCAGTCCAATTCCCCAAGGTACTTTATCATAAAAGCTAAAgctaatttgaaaaattaaagctACACATTACACTTTTAATTCTTCATCTAAGCAAATAGTACACTATTTCTTACTACTAGATATTTCTGTATTATTCAAGTTTTTAATGTCTCACCTTTAAAACTTGCTAGGTTTAAACCTTCAGTTTCTTCCaccaggggaaaaaatgaaagtacTCTCATCTAACTAATATAATTTTGACTTGCAAACCAACATCCTCCTCGATAAATGGAGTCCTTAATCCTTATTCACTTATaatgttttattcttaaaatagaaTACTTTCTGGATAAGAAAAGAATAAGCTTTAAATTCCTTTCACTAGAATTGAATATTACGCTATAGACNNNNNNNNNNNNNNNNNNNNNNNNNNNNNNNNNNNNNNNNNNNNNNNNNNNNNNNNNNNNNNNNNNNNNNNNNNNNNNNNNNNNNNNNNNNNNNNNNNNNNNNNNNNNNNNNNNNNNNNNNNNNNNNNNNNNNNNNNNNNNNNNNNNNNNNNNNNNNNNNNNNNNNNNNNNNNNNNNNNNNNNNNNNNNNNNNNNNNNNNTTGATTGTGGCTCTCTTCATGGGATCCACCTGCAGCATATGTTTCAAAAGGCTAATCACAGAAGGGTTTAAATACTGAGGGGTATAAAAGATCCCATCACATATCTTCTTAAAAAGAGTTGGCACATGATCATCATCGAATGGAAGTGTTCCACATAATAAAGCATAGAGAATAACCCCACTGCTCCATATATCTACCTCTGGACCAGCATACAATCTGTAACAGGAAATACCAATTGGATTAAACACTCATTAGTAACTTAAAGAGTAAatcaatttatcattttaaatatagataCTTCATAAAGAATTATTAGTCAGAATATGGTTTCTGTAAGTCACTGCTGTGTACTACACGTACAGATTCTATACTAATTCTATCAGTATtatctttgaaaacaaaaattaagaatttttttaagttacagaCTATAGCTAAAATTCTCTCCATGCTACCTCACAAGGTTCCTCATGATATCCAATCAATAGGGCCAAACTTTGAACAAACATATCATTACTGAATTTAAAATCATTGTTTTTTGGTTACAGAGGAGAGGTTAAGCGATCTTTCATCAAGTGAGAATGTTCTTTAGTGATGGACTCTAAACCCACTCTCCGCAATAACCCAAGACCTCATACCAAGGTAAAAGGGGCCTGAGGCTGTAGAATGAAGCCCAGCTAACTAATTCACAGAAGATTTTAAACTCTTATTTGCAATACACTGTAACCTACTGACTTTACCAGCTACTGACTAATTAGATAACCCATTCAAAGTCTGGCTTCAGGGAAAGGATTTCTTTAAATTGGTCAAATAAATTACTGAACTGATCAATAAATACTATTTTGAAAGTAAAAGTTTCCATACATCTAGACCTCACAGAAAGACCTTATCCAAACTGGGAAAATTAGACTTCAGTAATGGCCCATTACATATATGCACAATTacgtttctttttgtttatttaattaacaCTGCCCCCAGTATCCAGGTCCTAAATTGTTTTCTTCCCAAAATAATTAGACAACCcacatgaaataataaatattaagttaATATAAAAAGGTAATGATGAACCTTGATAAATCTAAAATTAGATATTTCTGCCTTACTCATAACCATGCCTTAACACAAATATAATTTCTCTGAGCAGTCTAGGCAAGCAAGCTTAtgcaaatagaaagaaaatactaCTCTATTTCTGCATTCTAAATTAATCAGGATGTAAGACATTCAAACAAAGAAACATGGTTTGAATGAAAAGTTATTAAAAGTTAATTATAAAAACTAGTAAACAAACTTTAGCTTCTTTGTGTTCCATTTCAGTAGTATAGTGAAGAACAGTtactcttcaaaaaattaaattttcctgTTATCTAAACTATTCGAAAAGCTGCCCTATACTAAGATCCTCATGTTCTCAATGCTGGTGGTTAGTAAATTGAGAGATtagaattcttaaaatatttcagtcGCCAGAAGATTTAAaggatgaaaattaaataaaatctgagGACTTTATCAATACTTCAGTCCAATTCCCCAAGGTACTTTATCATAAAAGCTAAAgctaatttgaaaaattaaagctACACATTACACTTTTAATTCTTCATCTAAGCAAATAGTACACTATTTCTTACTACTAGATATTTCTGTATTATTCAAGTTTTTAATGTCTCACCTTTAAAACTTGCTAGGTTTAAACCTTCAGTTTCTTCCaccaggggaaaaaatgaaagtacTCTCATCTAACTAATATAATTTTGACTTGCAAACCAACATCCTCCTCGATAAATGGAGTCCTTAATCCTTATTCACTTATaatgttttattcttaaaatagaaTACTTTCTGGATAAGAAAAGAATAAGCTTTAAATTCCTTTCACTAGAATTGAATATTACGCTATAGACTAACAAAGtctaggaaaaaaagacaattacaaatatattggGCGGGGAGGAGGTGGCAAACACTACCTTCCTGAAATTACTTCTGGTGCAGCATAGTTGGGTGAGCCACAACTTGTTCTTAAAAATTCACCATCTGACATCATGTTTGAAAGACCTGAAAATGCACAAAATCCACTGCTCAAGATTTcccaagaacaaaaataaaaacaaaactccattaaacaataaaattGAGTTTGCATTAAAGTGATAAATCATCATTTTGTTCTTTGCTTCAACAGAAGCCTACAGTCTTTATTGTTCCCAAATATTTTGCCTTTATGCCATAAAATCTGTAATCTGTTTCAACATATAAAGTTAGTGCATTGTTGGAGTTTAATGAGTACATATTAAGCTATTGGTTATTTTGCTTAACAGAATAAACTGGGCATGTTTAAGTTTTATTAATATAGAAATTACTAGAAAAAATGTAGAACAGAATTAAAATTCAAAGTTTCTATTAACCTCCattctgattctttaaaaaaaataataataatttttaatatcaaagTTCCTTCATAGTTctactacaaaaagaaaactcgggaattccctggtggtccagtggttaggactcggtgctttcactgctgtggcccgggttcaatccctggtgggggaactaagatcccgcaagctgcgcagtgcggccaaaaaaagaaaaaagaaaaaaagaaaactctgccTCCTCAAAAAtacaatgtataaaaaataatgacaactaAAGAATAAGAAAGTCAAATAATTTAGTCAGTTACAAAAAAACCCAGTAGCTCAGAGCTGTTGGGCACGATTTAGTGAATCTCtatagattaaaatatataaacatatacaaaacTGAAGAAAATCTAAGTATCTCCTCTGATTtgaaatgaaactaaaaaaagagacttgtagatattcatttttatcttAGGTTTAATAATGTCAATGGCAATTTatataagaaataaaggaaaaataaattcattaaatttcCCTCAAGCTGAAACTATGCTTTTCTATTTaagatattttactttctttttttaaaaataattttgttcataTGGTTTGCCTTCTGGCTTTCAAAGTTTGAACAACTCCAGCCCAGTCTCTTTCCTCTTGCTCTATACTTGATCAGAAGAACACACTGGAAATAGTGTGTTCTATTGATAACACTATTTAGCAAATAGTTAAATAATGGTCTCTTTTCAAGTGATGTCGCTAATGCTGCCAATTTAAATTGTTTGCCTATGTCATAAAAGTCAATTTTAAAGAcataaagctaaaagaattcctTATTTTTACTCCTTTTTGTAGCTCATAGACAAATGGTGAGGATATGCTACTTTGGGATACTCAGTCTATTATATAAAAGCAAAAGTTATCTGAAGAATCCTACTGACGTTTGTTAAACATAATGAATAtatgaaactataaaaatctCCTTACCAAAATCCGCAATCTTTGCATTCATGTGTGCATCAAGCAGGACATTTTCAGGTTTCAAATCTCTGTGGACCACCATATGCCTGTGACAATAATCCACACCAGAAAGGATTTGTTGGAACAGACGCCGACTTTCTTTTTCATCCAGCTAAGAAAAGTAGAGAGGCAACTTAAACGTGTGTCTTTCAAAAGAAATTATTCTACCTATAATTCTCCAACCTATAAAACTGTGAAAATGGAAGAAACCTTCCAAATGAACCTCACTCATGAGATACTTTTGAAACGGGGAGGAGATATAGGCAGCACAAAACAGAAATGCTAGGAGGATCTTAGAACCCAAATCAGTAACTCAGCTTCCTAATATTATCGCTCTCTTGACTACACTCTAATAACTTGCTTTCACTTAATCTCATGCactatttcaaataatttcaatttCTACCTGAAAGTAGGCATGTTTTCTCctgtaaattacaaatatttaatcCTTGattcctttaacaaatatttattgaataccttcaATGTGCCATGCACTGTTTTAGACACTCAAGATATagcaatgattttaaaaaaggcCCTAATCTAGTTAAAGAAAATagacaataaacatataaatatcaatataagGAGTAAGAGtgttttgaagaaaaacaaagcaggataAGGGCACAAAGAGTTATGCTGGGGTGGGGAATACTGTTGTGGACTATATGAGAAAGCAACATTTAAGCAGTGTTAATGAATTAGCAAGCAACCATGTTATCATATCTCCtgaaataaaagatgttttaattttaacaaaagaaaaacctgaattcatttgttttataaaatataacagcATTTATCTTTACTCTGCTTACTGAAAAAATTACACCTTATGctgtaattacattttaaaaaatattctttaaaaacttctctgtccatttatccatattttcttattttatgatgTTTTTTCCATAAATGAAAACCATTACTTGGGTATGCCTGCTCCCAAGAAgtcatatttaataaataacgTATTAATTCTCTACGCAAAGGACTCTAATATGCAGTTCTCTAACACAGGTCACAAATTAGCATTCTAAAACCAGGTTCCTACACCTTAAATGGTATGGATAATCTGGAATATGAACCAGTAATTTCTTTTgaaagcaaaactaaaactctCGAAGTATTCAGAGATACCCTTCCTCTAGAGAAAGTAATAATGCGTTAGCAATCTAATACCTTTATTTCTAGAATATaggttcattttttaatatgacTTCATATCAAATacactaaatgaaaaaaagaatgtgttctaaatgtgaaagagaagaaaatttaattgGTTAAGCAAAATACAAGAGATAAAATAACTGGATAggctacaaaaatgaaaattatactcTATTAATAATAAATAGAGTACAAAGGATCAAGGAGGGGAAGTCTACAAAGAAAGATTAGAAAAGTCAAAGCATATTTCCATTTAAGCATGGCAGATGGAACCTTTTGTCTCCACTCCTTGAAACATCACTAAGGTGACAGCATATAAAGACAAAAGAGCAAGAGAAGAGACAGCAGTAATCAAGAGGAGTCACTAAGCTAGAGAGTAGATGAACAGTGATAAAGACTTGGCCAACCACAGAAAGCTGAAATCTAATAAGCCTTTAGGGGTGGAAATCAATGATAAACTCATCTGCACACAGACTCCTGGAAGGGCTTAGATATTGGAAGTGTTGGGAATTTCTGAAGGTAGAAGGGAGAAATGGACTGAAAACAGAACAACTGATGGAAGAAAGAAGTTTTAAGCTCACCCTTACTGGGGAATAAGACCCACGACTTACTCTTTAATAAGGCTGAACCAGCTGTTCTCAAGGACACCAGAGTAGGAATGAGGCACCAGAAGGAAAACATGGGGATAAAATGAAAGTCAACATACTAACCAGTGAGGCTTGTGGGCCTTTCCCCATTTAGCTCGCAGAGCACTGGCAGCTAAGCTAACACGCTCAAGGAAACTGGAAGGTTTCTTCTGGAGCAACTTTCTGAtccaaggaaaaatatttgtaattgttaacATTTGGTGTTTCCTAGTAAAACAAACAGGTCCGTACCTATTCAACCTATGGGAAGCCCCACCAATTAATAAGTTCCATCCTCATGAGCCTGGCTTTTAGAATCTCACTCTCAAATATGAGTGGACAACCCAGAATCACCAGGTATCTGAGCAAGGGTCATGCACAAAAGACAAAGACcaataaaatgaatagaaaaaaaacaggGAGCAGGGAGCACAGAAGGTACAGAAGCAATCcagggaagagaagaagaaaatatttttaaactaattgtCATCCTCAGACagatacatttattatctctgtggaacaacaaaaaaaaaaatagtctatttaaAGAAAGACAActtcagaaaacaagaaagaaataaaaaatgacagCTGGAATTTTAATATGCAACAGATAAAATTGAGGAAAATTCCCATAATGTAAAGCAAAATGATCaagacatgaaaaacaaaagataagaaaGCAAGATACCAATTCAATTTgtgtctgtttccatttttctaggcaGAATATTTGTGCGGGATTGCGGGGGCCGGGGAGTGGGGAGTGAAAAGACAAGTGGAATACCTGAAATCGAAATGAACCATGTTAAGAAAtggtaaaatcaaaattaatttggttaatgattttgattttgatgaaaGTAAAGAGATATGCTACAtagaacaaatgagtgaatgataTAAAGAATGTTAGattgggagggaaaaaaattggCTTCTCAGTGCTTGATGTGGCTCTTCCAGAAATAGGTTTTTGCATACCACATACCCTGGGTGTAAGAAAAAGTATGGGCGGGGGGCAATGTTCAGTTTTTGTATCTGTAACTTAAGACACTGTTCAAAATGTCTTCTAAAGTTCCTTCCAACTCTAAATTCTTTAAGTCTAATTCCTCTAATTCCTACCTCCTTCACGGAGCCTGTTCTTACTATTCCAGGTACATCAGATTTCTGAAACCAAAAAATGAATGCAATTTAAATGTGACTAGGGTTGACTAGCAAGGCCTAGATCTTTaagtatttaataatatattttttaaggattACATACATAATTTAAGATATATATTAAAAGGATTTGTATGCCCCAGAAGCAAAGTCTGAAGATCGTTAGTTCTGGAGTCTCAATCCAACTCTGTCATTAATAAATTACGTGACCTTGAGCATATATATAAACTGTGagtctcggacttccctggtggtccagtggttaagactctgcacttccaatgcagggggcacgggttcgatccctggtcagggaactaagatcccacatgctgcagagtttgaccaaaatataaaaagtaaataaataaaaataaataaactgtgagggacttccccggtggagcagtggttaagaatctgcctgccaatgcaggggacacgggttcgagccctggtccaggaagatcccacatgccacggagcaactaagcctgtgcaccacaactactgagcctgcgctctagagcccacgagccacaactactgagcccgcgtgtcacaactacagaagcccatgcacctagaacccatgctccgcaacaaaaggagccaccgcaatgagaagcccatgcaccacaacgaagggtagcccccgttcgccgcaactagagaaagcccacgcgcagcaatgaagacccaatgcagccaaaaataaataaataaataaataaaataaattttttaaaaaataaataaataaactgtgagtCTTGGTTTCCATATCTGTGTAAGTAGGCTAAGGAGATAATCTTTAAGATCTTTCTTAGCTCTAAATAGTCCATGATTCTAGGCAAATACATGACTAAGGGAGCTGGTTATTAAATAGACCTCTTAACAGAATTGCTTTCTGATATTTTGATGCTAGTAAGGGATCAGGAGAATTACAAAACATATACAGGATTAAAACAGAACTGCTTACCCTTCCATTTTTACAGATATAATCAAATAGCTCTCCTCCTGAGACATATTCCATCACCATGAAAATATCAGATGGTGTACTGATGACCTGGTACCTGGTGAGAGAAAACATTATCTACCGGTATTAAAAcatgtatattcattcattcaataaatgtttactaagcACCTATAATacaccaggcactgtactagacgCTGGGAAAACTGTAGGGAACAAAACAAATTAtctgctctcatggagtttatTTTCCAGAAGCCAGGAAAGACACTAAATAAAAAACAGTATCTCAGGTGGTGGAACATGCTATGAAGAGAATCAAAGCAAAACTAAGGGAAATCTTTCATACAGGGTATtcaaggaaggcctctctgataaAGTAACATTTAAGCAGAGCGTAATGGAAATCAGGGAA
It encodes:
- the PRKAA1 gene encoding 5'-AMP-activated protein kinase catalytic subunit alpha-1 — encoded protein: MRRLSSWRKMATAEKQKHDGRVKIGHYILGDTLGVGTFGKVKVGKHELTGHKVAVKILNRQKIRSLDVVGKIRREIQNLKLFRHPHIIKLYQVISTPSDIFMVMEYVSGGELFDYICKNGRLDEKESRRLFQQILSGVDYCHRHMVVHRDLKPENVLLDAHMNAKIADFGLSNMMSDGEFLRTSCGSPNYAAPEVISGRLYAGPEVDIWSSGVILYALLCGTLPFDDDHVPTLFKKICDGIFYTPQYLNPSVISLLKHMLQVDPMKRATIKDIREHEWFKQDLPKYLFPEDPSYSSTMIDDEALKEVCEKFECSEEEVLSCLYNRNHQDPLAVAYHLIIDNRRIMNEAKDFYLATSPPDSFLDDHHLTRPHPERVPFLVAETPRARHTLDELNPQKSKHQGVRKAKWHLGIRSQSRPNDIMAEVCRAIKQLDYEWKVVNPYYLRVRRKNPVTSTFSKMSLQLYQVDSRTYLLDFRSIDDEITEAKSGTATPQRSGSVSSYRACQRNDSDAEAQGKSSEASLTSSVTSLDSSPVDLTPRPGSHTIEFFEMCANLIKILAQ